ACCTTTTGAAGTTGATGAACTAGTTTTGCGTTTGCAGAATATCCTAAAAAGAATTGAACAAAAGAGAACTTTGGAAGGAAGTAATACAATTGAAATTGGTTCGTATATTTTTGACAATGTTCGGCTAACCCTTAATAACAAAAATCACGTGCAACAGCTTACAGAAATGGAAGCTTCTCTTATTGAGTATTTATATTTAAACCATAATCAGTTATTAAAGAGAGATCAAATTTTGATGTCGATCTGGAAAAAAGATGATTATTTTTCTGGACGAAGCATGGATGTTTTTATCAGCCGACTTAGAAAATATTTCAATTCAGATCCAAAAATCAAAATTGAAAGCGTCCGCAGTATTGGGTTAGAATTTAAAATTGAAAAATAGTTTTTATTTCAGTCTTTTAACTCCAAAATAATATTTAAATTCTATACCGTAAACACCAACATTATCTGTTGATTCAGTTCCTGGATTTAATTTATTAAAAGAATTCGAAACCCTAATTGTATTGTAGCATAAATTGATTGCCAATGCATTTGAGTACCAAGTATCAAAATTAATCACAACCCCCACGCCAATCCCTAAATTATGCTGTGAAATCGACGTATTTCTTTCTGTTGTACCCGCACCAAATTGACTAGTTGAACTTATCGTTTCTTTAGCATTAACTATTGAATACATATATTTGGGCAAGATTTGTATGTAGGCATTATCATTATAATTACCCAACGCAATTTTGGGAGTAAAACTAAAATTGACAGTAGAAAAGGTTTTATCTGAAACACTAACTATTGAATTAGAATCTTGTCTGTTTTTAAATTTTCCAAACATATAATTAGCTTCAATTTCTGGCAGAAAAAAACCGAAGAGTCTATATTCTACTCCTGTAGAAAGACTTACTGCTGGAGAGGACTGTAAATCTTTTTCAAAGGAATATAAATGCACAAGACCTCCTAATCCAAGAAAAGGACGAAGTTCTTGAGCATTGCCAATATAACCCGCAATGAGGAATAAAAGAAAGGCTAATTTTTTTTTCATATTATTTTCCAATAACCCAGCCTAGTGAAAAATTTGCGATTGGTGTAAACTCTGTATCAAATCTATCAACGTTTAATCCAGCACCAATATTTAAATCTATATTGAACTTTCCCTTATAAGTACGCTGAATTCCCCACGCTGGGCCAACAGTAAAAGATGGACAATATTCGCTAAATAGCTTATTCGTAGAAATTGATTCAAAACTATAATCAGCATACAAAGCAATAAAGTTTCCTGAATTATGGGCTGTTCTTTTCCCTTTTAAAGCTCTTTTCTCCAAATTATAATAATGTCTGAATTGTTCTGTAATTCTTGGTACAAAATAAAAAGTCGATTCGTCATAAAAACTATTATGCCGATATCCAAGTATCAAACTAGCTTCTGAGTAAAGTGTATTTTTTGATGAAAATCCATGCTCGTAAACAAAGCCAGGAGAAAGTAACGGATTGATTTTAAATTGATTTTTTACTACAGAAACTGGAGTATCATCTTGCGCTTGAACAGCATTAATAAAAAGAACGAAAAGAATTAATAATAGGGAGTTTATCTTCATAATGGGGAGTTAAATTGGTTGCAACAAAAATAGTCTTAAAAGTATCTTATCCTATTAAAACTTAATTTATTTTCTTACAACTATTTAAGCAACATCAATTGCACTGCAAATCATATAATTTAACTAAATAATTGTATAACAACTCTTAGGGCTTATAATTTTAACTTTGATTAAACTTTAAAATCTAACATCATGAACCTAAAAAGATTTTTCGGTGGGTTGCTGACAATCCTCGGAATTGTAGGACTTATTTATACAGCAGTGATTTTCTCTAATACTTCTGGAGAAACTAGAGACATTAAATCGCTGATTATTTACGGTATATTAGGAATTGTTTTCTTTACGTCCGGAATTAGTTTAGTGCGCGCAACAAAAGATGAAAGTTAAGATATGCCACAAAGGCACAAGGGCGCAAAGTTTTTTTTAATCTCGCAAAGGTTCAGAGTCGCAAAGCTTTTTCTTTTCAAGTTTTCTTTAAATTATTTAAACCTTTGCGACTATGCTCCAGATAGTTATCGGGATTGTGAGCATTTTTTTCAGTACTACAAAAAATTATTTCACTAAGACATTAGCAATCTTCTCGTAAAGAGGTGTTTTTACACCGTATTTTTTTCCTTCGTTTACAACAAATTGTGTTAGTGAAATTGCTTCAGTATTTTTGCCTGCTAATAAATCTCTATGCATGGATGAAGTAGCTTCTTTTGGAGATTTTTCTAATTTAATAATGGTCTGTGTAACAATATCTTTTGGCAATTTTAAACCTTTTGCCAGCGCGACGTCTTCAATTTCATGAAGCAATTCTATATACACTACTTTTGAGTCTGTATTTTTTAAAATTTCTCCGATATTCTGATTCAAATAAGAAGTTGCCGTTGCTAAAGCTGAAATAAATATAAACTTCTCCCAAACGGTTTCTTCTATATTTTTGACCAGATAACTTTCGATTTTTGCTTTTTGGAGAATATTTTGTAATTCCTCTAATTGAGAATCAGTTGTTGTTTTGGAACCAAAGAAAAGCTTTTCATAAAATCCGATTTTACGAATAGTTCCTGGAGAAAAAATCATCGAAATAATGTAAACACAACCTTGTAAAACTTCATTTTCAGGAAACAATTTCTGAATTCTTTCCTGCGCATCAACGCCATTGTATAACGGAAGAATTATAGTTTCCTTTTTGATGCAGTCTTTGAAGAAAGTCAGGCTTTCTTCAATATCATAGGTTTTAGTCGCACAGATTAAATAATCTAATTTGCCAATTTCATCGGGATTATTAGAAACTAAACTGGGATGAACTATTGTTTCCGTATCATCTGTAACGATCTTTAATCCGTTTTCTTTAATGGCTTTTTGAGATTCGCCTCGAGCTATAAAAATAATTTCAATCTCATCTGATTTGAAATACGCTTTCGCTAAAAGTCCGCCGAAGTAACCTCCGACGCCACCCAGTCCTAAAATTCCTATTCTTTTCATCTTTATAGTTTTTATGCCGCAAAGGCGCTAAGACAATAAGTTTTTGATTTCTCTTTTTTGAGACTAATATTGTTCGCAAAGACGCAGAGTTACAAAGTTTATTAAAAAGAAAAGCTTGGCGGCTATGTGACTTTGCAACAAAACCCAAATTATTCTTCTAAAACAGAATCAAGATTCAACTCTGTAAAATCTCTTTCTGTTTTTGAAATAATAATCGTTGCTACTGTATTCCCTATTAAGTTTGTAATCGCTCGGGCTTCGCTCATAAATTTATCAACTCCTAACAAGAATGCCAAACCTTCGACAGGAATTTTATGAAGCGCTGTTAAAGTAGAAGCTAAGACAATAAAACCGCTACCAGTAACGCCTGCAGCGCCTTTTGAAGTAATCATCAAGATTCCGATTACTGTTAAAATTTCGAAGAAACTCAAATGCACATCATACAATTGCGCTAAAAATATCACTGACATTGACAGATAAATCGAAGTTCCATCCAAATTAAAAGAATATCCAGTTGGAATTACC
This portion of the Flavobacterium panacagri genome encodes:
- a CDS encoding response regulator transcription factor, which translates into the protein MKKLLLAEDDFDFATILKQYLELNQFEVTWAENGEIALDYFKKQTFDICVLDVMMPILDGFSLAEKIITINPETPFIFLTARKLKEDKLIGLKLGADDYIAKPFEVDELVLRLQNILKRIEQKRTLEGSNTIEIGSYIFDNVRLTLNNKNHVQQLTEMEASLIEYLYLNHNQLLKRDQILMSIWKKDDYFSGRSMDVFISRLRKYFNSDPKIKIESVRSIGLEFKIEK
- a CDS encoding ketopantoate reductase family protein, which encodes MKRIGILGLGGVGGYFGGLLAKAYFKSDEIEIIFIARGESQKAIKENGLKIVTDDTETIVHPSLVSNNPDEIGKLDYLICATKTYDIEESLTFFKDCIKKETIILPLYNGVDAQERIQKLFPENEVLQGCVYIISMIFSPGTIRKIGFYEKLFFGSKTTTDSQLEELQNILQKAKIESYLVKNIEETVWEKFIFISALATATSYLNQNIGEILKNTDSKVVYIELLHEIEDVALAKGLKLPKDIVTQTIIKLEKSPKEATSSMHRDLLAGKNTEAISLTQFVVNEGKKYGVKTPLYEKIANVLVK